Proteins from a single region of Streptomyces griseiscabiei:
- a CDS encoding DsbA family protein, which produces MSKRNSNAAKSAARERLRLERERQAKRAKVRRQAIVGASVVAVLAIAGGIGYAVVQNNKPTKWEQAADATVVAPANTSGKNGTTVLIGDSTSKNVVHLYEDPRCPACASFEQTVGETVDKGMTDGEYKLSFTLGTFLDGNLSGEGSKNALSALGAALNVGPEAFLDYKAALYSTKYHPQESTDEFAKDSYLIKVANTVDALKNNKKFQDAVEKGTYDAWAMKMSKSFDDAEGVDSTPTIKINDKKITNPSSVADWETALKDAGVTK; this is translated from the coding sequence ATGAGCAAGCGGAACAGCAACGCGGCGAAGTCGGCGGCCCGTGAGCGGCTGCGGCTGGAGCGCGAGCGCCAGGCCAAGCGCGCCAAGGTCAGGCGGCAGGCGATCGTGGGGGCCTCGGTCGTCGCGGTGCTGGCGATAGCCGGCGGCATCGGCTACGCCGTCGTCCAGAACAACAAGCCCACCAAGTGGGAGCAGGCCGCCGACGCCACGGTGGTCGCCCCGGCCAACACCTCGGGCAAGAACGGCACCACGGTGCTGATCGGCGACTCCACGTCCAAGAACGTGGTCCACCTCTACGAGGACCCGCGCTGCCCGGCCTGCGCCAGCTTCGAGCAGACCGTCGGCGAGACCGTCGACAAGGGCATGACGGACGGCGAGTACAAGCTCTCCTTCACCCTCGGCACCTTCCTCGACGGCAACCTCAGCGGCGAGGGGTCGAAGAACGCGCTCAGCGCGCTCGGCGCCGCGCTGAACGTCGGCCCGGAGGCCTTCCTCGACTACAAGGCCGCGCTGTACTCGACGAAGTACCACCCGCAGGAGTCGACCGACGAGTTCGCCAAGGACAGCTATCTGATCAAGGTGGCGAACACGGTCGACGCGCTCAAGAACAACAAGAAGTTCCAGGACGCCGTCGAGAAGGGCACCTACGACGCCTGGGCGATGAAGATGAGCAAGTCCTTCGACGACGCCGAGGGGGTCGATTCGACCCCGACCATCAAGATCAACGACAAGAAGATCACCAACCCGTCGTCGGTCGCGGACTGGGAGACGGCGCTCAAGGACGCGGGCGTCACCAAGTAG
- a CDS encoding helix-turn-helix transcriptional regulator, with product MTSYSSLSSSALVGREAERDLLAAAVRAARDGRGSSVFVLGEPGIGKSRLVEEAASAAAHAGARVLRGRAASAGRAVPLRPLAEAVFSGLRGDGAPSGGDLGLYEPLLSRLCGLAPQDGAPLVGYAEAVLRLLHVLGRDDGCVLVLEDLHDADADTLAIVDYLTDNLTGQRAVLLATLRGESGPALGLAEAATSRRTARTVRLARLGPAGTAELAARCLGHDTAEDVPAAVLDRLHTVSEGVPFVVEELLRAMVDGGGLVRDGATRWTVTGSLDAGVPATVAAAVLQRVDQLPTPGIALLEAAAVLGRRFPVDIAARAAGLDHTTALAQLRHAARAHLVSDATVPSDPGWHSFRHALTADAITHRLLPAEWASLCLAAADAIERTTHPEPPAATDPDTPVAHGARALGPTGPAVTGGTLATDATDAADDLYRLAAELCVTGGRPARAAVLLTRAGRQAVARGALLTAVELLDRGLELTAGAPDAPPEAVARLLEELLGTLVLTGDVRRVPELGERLDRVLTVSGASAGRRAAGFLTRARAAATAQQWEEGLTAVRRARDLLGDTPDPASRAALDAVAAHLVLNSQRPDRLESARALAEGAVATAEEVGLPEVACKALNMLGYCLRPRDLGEAEDAFARLVATAEAHALPVWRIRGLLELGVLDRVRFTGTDRLLAARGAAEETGAVLLTAWADMHLTLAHILRDEHDRATASARRLQATARRLRLREVELIGAGVDGIIAASLGEREKLDATLRTLERALAGRSAGALWGYADTSVWGWAQGVCSLLREEPDRALAEFTEADGVMKALPSTGGVTGFLGPYLLLRTLRGATDWAELDGTGTDRLTRVHWDRPFVGWSRAVLLGREGRAAEAAKTAEEALTGTADTPLAAHLCLRLGAQAALADGWGRPVEWLRTAEQFFHERGTTRVSAACRSLLRDAGAPVPRRRQGHDTIPPELRRAGVTAREYEVLRLLGARLGNQEIAEHLFLSPRTVEKHLASLRERTGRPDRAALIALAKRYADAP from the coding sequence TTGACGTCGTACTCGTCGCTGTCGTCGTCGGCCCTGGTGGGCAGGGAGGCGGAGCGGGATCTGCTGGCGGCCGCCGTCCGGGCGGCCCGGGACGGACGCGGCTCGTCGGTCTTCGTGCTGGGCGAGCCCGGTATCGGCAAGTCCCGGCTGGTCGAGGAAGCCGCGTCCGCCGCCGCGCACGCCGGGGCGCGGGTCCTGCGCGGGCGGGCCGCGTCCGCCGGACGCGCGGTGCCCCTGCGCCCGCTGGCGGAGGCGGTGTTCTCCGGACTGCGGGGCGACGGCGCGCCCTCGGGCGGGGACCTCGGCCTCTACGAGCCGCTGCTGTCCCGGCTGTGCGGGCTGGCGCCCCAGGACGGCGCGCCGCTCGTCGGGTACGCCGAGGCGGTGCTGCGGCTCCTGCATGTCCTCGGTCGCGACGACGGCTGTGTCCTGGTGCTGGAGGACCTGCACGACGCGGACGCCGACACGCTCGCCATCGTCGACTATCTGACGGACAACCTCACCGGCCAGCGGGCCGTCCTGCTGGCCACCCTGCGCGGCGAGTCCGGCCCGGCGCTCGGCCTCGCCGAGGCCGCCACCTCCCGGCGTACGGCCAGGACGGTCCGGCTCGCCCGGCTCGGGCCGGCCGGTACGGCGGAGCTGGCGGCCCGGTGCCTGGGCCATGACACCGCCGAGGATGTCCCGGCGGCGGTGCTGGACCGGCTGCACACCGTCTCCGAGGGCGTCCCCTTCGTGGTGGAGGAACTGCTGCGCGCGATGGTCGACGGCGGCGGTCTCGTCCGGGACGGGGCCACCCGCTGGACGGTGACCGGCTCGCTCGACGCCGGTGTGCCCGCGACCGTCGCCGCCGCCGTGCTGCAGCGCGTGGACCAGTTGCCGACGCCCGGGATCGCCCTGCTGGAGGCGGCGGCGGTCCTCGGCAGACGCTTCCCCGTGGACATCGCCGCCCGCGCCGCCGGGCTGGACCACACCACCGCCCTCGCCCAGCTCCGCCACGCGGCCCGCGCCCACCTCGTCTCCGACGCCACCGTCCCGTCCGACCCCGGCTGGCACAGCTTCCGCCACGCCCTCACGGCCGACGCCATCACCCACCGCCTCCTCCCCGCCGAGTGGGCCTCCCTCTGCCTGGCGGCGGCGGACGCGATCGAGCGCACGACACACCCGGAGCCGCCCGCCGCCACGGACCCCGACACGCCGGTCGCCCACGGCGCCCGGGCCCTCGGGCCGACCGGCCCGGCCGTCACCGGCGGGACCCTCGCCACCGACGCCACCGACGCGGCCGACGACCTGTACCGGCTCGCGGCGGAGCTGTGTGTCACCGGCGGCCGGCCTGCGCGGGCCGCCGTACTGCTCACCCGGGCCGGACGGCAGGCCGTCGCGCGGGGTGCCCTGCTGACCGCCGTGGAACTGCTCGACCGGGGCCTGGAGCTGACCGCCGGCGCGCCGGACGCGCCGCCGGAGGCGGTGGCCCGGCTGCTGGAGGAACTGCTCGGCACGCTGGTCCTCACCGGTGATGTGCGACGGGTACCCGAACTCGGGGAGCGGCTGGACCGGGTCCTGACGGTGTCGGGCGCGTCGGCGGGCCGGCGCGCGGCCGGCTTTCTGACCCGGGCGCGGGCCGCGGCCACCGCCCAGCAGTGGGAGGAGGGCCTGACCGCCGTACGGCGGGCGAGGGATCTGCTCGGCGACACGCCCGACCCCGCGTCCCGTGCCGCCCTGGACGCCGTCGCCGCCCATCTGGTGCTCAACTCCCAGCGCCCGGACCGTCTGGAGAGCGCGCGGGCGCTCGCCGAGGGCGCCGTCGCGACCGCCGAGGAGGTGGGCCTGCCGGAGGTGGCGTGCAAGGCGCTGAACATGCTCGGCTACTGCCTGCGGCCCCGGGACCTCGGCGAGGCGGAGGACGCGTTCGCCCGGCTGGTCGCCACCGCCGAGGCCCACGCGCTCCCGGTGTGGCGGATCCGCGGCCTGCTGGAGCTGGGGGTGCTCGACCGGGTCCGGTTCACCGGCACCGACCGGCTGCTCGCCGCGCGCGGGGCCGCCGAGGAGACCGGCGCGGTGCTGCTGACGGCCTGGGCCGACATGCATCTGACGCTCGCCCACATCCTGCGCGACGAACACGACCGGGCCACCGCGTCCGCGCGTCGGCTCCAGGCGACGGCACGCCGACTGCGGCTGCGCGAGGTGGAGTTGATCGGCGCCGGCGTGGACGGCATCATCGCCGCCTCGCTCGGGGAGCGGGAGAAGCTGGACGCCACCCTGCGCACCCTGGAGCGTGCGCTGGCCGGACGGAGCGCGGGCGCCCTCTGGGGTTACGCCGACACCTCCGTGTGGGGCTGGGCCCAGGGCGTCTGCTCACTGCTGCGGGAGGAACCCGACCGCGCGCTGGCCGAGTTCACCGAGGCGGACGGCGTCATGAAGGCGCTGCCCAGCACCGGCGGCGTCACCGGGTTCCTCGGCCCGTACCTCCTGCTGCGCACCCTGCGCGGCGCGACCGACTGGGCCGAACTGGACGGCACCGGCACCGACCGGCTCACCCGGGTCCACTGGGACCGCCCCTTCGTCGGCTGGTCCCGGGCCGTCCTGCTGGGCCGCGAGGGACGGGCCGCCGAGGCGGCGAAGACGGCGGAGGAGGCGCTGACCGGGACCGCCGACACGCCCCTGGCCGCCCATCTCTGTCTGCGTCTGGGCGCCCAGGCCGCGCTCGCCGACGGCTGGGGCCGGCCCGTCGAATGGCTGCGCACCGCCGAGCAGTTCTTCCACGAGCGGGGCACGACCCGGGTGTCGGCCGCCTGCCGGTCCCTGTTGCGCGACGCCGGCGCCCCCGTACCCCGCCGCCGCCAGGGCCACGACACGATCCCGCCGGAGCTGCGGCGCGCGGGGGTGACGGCCCGGGAGTACGAGGTGCTGCGGCTGCTCGGCGCCCGGCTCGGCAACCAGGAGATCGCCGAGCACCTGTTCCTCTCCCCGCGCACGGTCGAGAAGCACCTCGCCAGCCTCCGTGAGCGCACCGGCCGCCCCGACCGCGCCGCCCTCATCGCCCTGGCCAAGCGGTACGCCGACGCGCCGTGA
- the dnaE gene encoding DNA polymerase III subunit alpha translates to MSKPPFTHLHVHTQYSLLDGAARLKDMFDACNEMGMTHIAMSDHGNLHGAYDFFHTAKKAGVTPIIGIEAYVAPESRRNKRKIQWGQPHQKRDDVSGSGGYTHKTIWAANRTGLHNLFKLSSDAYAEGWLQKWPRMDKETISQWSEGLIASTGCPSGELQTRLRLGQFDEAVKAASEYQDIFGKDRYFLELMDHGIDIEHRVREDLLRVGKKLGIPPLVTNDSHYTYAHEATAHDALLCIQTGKNLSDPDRFKFDGTGYYLKSTDEMYAVDSSDAWQEGCANTLLVAEQIDTSGMFEARNLMPKFDIPEGFTEVTWFREETMRGMHRRFPGGIPDDRMKQVEYEMDTIISMGFPGYFLVVADFIMWAKKQGIAVGPGRGSAAGSIVAYAMGITDLDPIPHGLIFERFLNPERISMPDVDIDFDERRRVEVIRYVTEKYGADKVAMIGTYGKIKAKNAIKDSARVLGYPYAMGDRLTKAMPADVLGKGIDLNGITDPSHPRYSEAGEIRSMYENEPDVKKVIDTAKGVEGLVRQMGVHAAGVIMSSEPIVDHAPIWVRHTDGVTITQWDYPQCESLGLLKMDFLGLRNLTIMDDAIKMVKANKGIDLEMLALPLDDPKTFELLCRGDTLGVFQFDGGPMRSLLRQMQPDNFEDISAVSALYRPGPMGMNSHINYAERKNKRQEITPIHKELEEPLEEVLAVTYGLIVYQEQVQKAAQIIAGYSLGEADILRRVMGKKKPEELAKNFVLFQKGARDKGYSDEAIQGLWDVLVPFAGYAFNKAHSAAYGLVSYWTAYLKANYPAEYMAALLTSVKDDKDKSAVYLNECRRMKIKVLPPNVNESVHNFAAQGDDVILFGLEAVRNVGTNVVESIIRSRKAKGKYASFPDYLDKVEAVACNKRTTESLIKAGAFDTMGHTRKGLTAHFDSMIDNVVAVKRKEAEGQFDLFGGMGEEESSEPGFGLDVEFTTDEWEKTYLLAQEREMLGLYVSDHPLFGLEHVLSDKADAGIAQLTGGEHGDGAVVTIGGIISGLQRKMTKQGNAWAIATVEDLAGSIECMFFPATYQLVSTQLVEDAVVFVKGRLDKREEVPRLVAMEMQVPDLSNAGTNAPVILTIPATRVTPPMVSRLGEILTHHKGDSEVRIRLQGPTKTTVLRLDRHRVKPDPALFGDLKVLLGPSCLAG, encoded by the coding sequence GTGTCAAAGCCGCCGTTCACGCACCTGCACGTCCACACCCAGTACTCGCTGCTGGACGGTGCCGCGCGGCTCAAGGACATGTTCGACGCGTGCAACGAGATGGGCATGACCCATATCGCCATGTCCGACCACGGCAACCTCCACGGGGCCTACGACTTCTTCCACACCGCGAAGAAGGCCGGTGTCACCCCGATCATCGGTATCGAGGCGTACGTCGCCCCCGAGTCCCGGCGCAACAAGCGCAAGATCCAGTGGGGCCAGCCGCACCAGAAGCGGGACGACGTGTCCGGTTCGGGCGGTTACACGCACAAGACGATCTGGGCGGCGAACAGGACGGGGCTGCACAACCTCTTCAAGCTCTCCTCGGACGCGTACGCCGAGGGCTGGCTGCAGAAGTGGCCCCGGATGGACAAGGAGACCATCTCCCAGTGGTCCGAGGGGCTCATCGCCTCCACCGGCTGCCCCTCCGGCGAGCTCCAGACCCGGCTGCGCCTCGGCCAGTTCGACGAGGCGGTGAAGGCGGCCTCCGAGTACCAGGACATCTTCGGCAAGGACCGCTACTTCCTGGAGCTGATGGACCACGGCATCGACATCGAGCACCGGGTCCGTGAGGACCTGCTCCGGGTCGGCAAGAAGCTCGGCATCCCGCCCCTGGTCACCAACGACTCGCACTACACGTACGCGCACGAGGCGACCGCGCACGACGCCCTGCTGTGCATCCAGACCGGCAAGAACCTCTCCGACCCGGACCGCTTCAAGTTCGACGGCACCGGCTACTACCTGAAGTCGACGGACGAGATGTACGCCGTCGACTCCTCGGACGCCTGGCAGGAGGGCTGCGCCAACACCCTGCTGGTCGCCGAGCAGATCGACACCTCCGGCATGTTCGAGGCCAGGAACCTCATGCCGAAGTTCGACATCCCGGAGGGCTTCACCGAGGTCACCTGGTTCCGCGAGGAGACCATGCGCGGGATGCACCGGCGCTTCCCCGGAGGCATCCCGGACGACCGTATGAAGCAGGTCGAGTACGAGATGGACACCATCATCTCGATGGGCTTCCCGGGCTACTTCCTCGTGGTCGCCGACTTCATCATGTGGGCCAAGAAGCAGGGCATCGCGGTCGGCCCCGGCCGAGGCTCCGCCGCCGGCTCGATCGTCGCGTACGCCATGGGCATCACCGACCTCGACCCGATCCCGCACGGACTGATCTTCGAGCGGTTCCTCAACCCCGAGCGCATCTCGATGCCCGATGTCGACATCGACTTCGACGAGCGCCGGCGCGTCGAGGTGATCCGGTACGTGACCGAGAAGTACGGCGCCGACAAGGTCGCCATGATCGGCACCTACGGCAAGATCAAGGCGAAGAACGCCATCAAGGACTCCGCGCGCGTGCTGGGCTATCCGTACGCCATGGGCGACCGGCTCACCAAGGCGATGCCCGCCGACGTCCTCGGCAAGGGCATCGACCTCAACGGCATCACCGACCCCTCCCACCCGCGTTACAGCGAGGCGGGCGAGATCCGGTCGATGTACGAGAACGAACCCGACGTGAAGAAGGTCATCGACACCGCCAAGGGCGTCGAGGGCCTGGTCCGGCAGATGGGCGTGCACGCGGCCGGCGTGATCATGTCCAGCGAGCCCATCGTCGACCACGCCCCGATCTGGGTGCGCCACACCGACGGCGTCACGATCACACAGTGGGACTACCCGCAGTGCGAGTCGCTCGGCCTGCTCAAGATGGACTTCCTGGGCCTGCGCAACCTCACGATCATGGACGACGCCATCAAGATGGTGAAGGCCAACAAGGGCATCGACCTGGAGATGCTCGCTCTCCCACTGGACGACCCCAAGACCTTCGAACTGCTCTGCCGCGGCGACACCCTCGGCGTCTTCCAGTTCGACGGCGGCCCCATGCGCTCCCTGCTCCGCCAGATGCAGCCCGACAACTTCGAGGACATCTCCGCCGTCTCGGCCCTCTACCGGCCGGGCCCGATGGGCATGAACTCGCACATCAACTACGCGGAGCGCAAGAACAAGCGCCAGGAGATCACGCCGATCCACAAGGAGCTGGAGGAGCCGCTCGAAGAGGTCCTCGCGGTCACCTACGGCCTGATCGTCTACCAGGAGCAGGTGCAGAAGGCCGCCCAGATCATCGCCGGGTACTCGCTCGGCGAGGCCGACATCCTCCGCCGCGTGATGGGCAAGAAGAAGCCCGAGGAACTGGCGAAGAACTTCGTCCTGTTCCAGAAGGGCGCCCGCGACAAGGGCTACAGCGACGAGGCCATCCAGGGCCTGTGGGACGTCCTGGTCCCCTTCGCCGGCTACGCCTTCAACAAGGCGCACTCCGCCGCGTACGGCCTCGTCTCCTACTGGACCGCGTACCTCAAGGCCAACTACCCGGCCGAGTACATGGCCGCGCTGCTCACCTCCGTCAAGGACGACAAGGACAAGTCGGCGGTCTACCTCAACGAGTGCCGGCGCATGAAGATCAAGGTGCTCCCGCCGAACGTCAACGAGTCGGTGCACAACTTCGCCGCCCAGGGCGACGACGTGATCCTCTTCGGCCTCGAAGCCGTCCGCAACGTCGGTACGAACGTGGTCGAGTCGATCATCCGCAGCCGCAAGGCCAAGGGGAAGTACGCCTCCTTCCCCGACTACCTCGACAAGGTCGAGGCGGTCGCCTGCAACAAGCGGACCACGGAGTCGCTGATCAAGGCGGGCGCCTTCGACACGATGGGGCACACCCGCAAGGGCCTCACCGCCCACTTCGACTCGATGATCGACAACGTGGTCGCGGTCAAGCGCAAGGAGGCCGAGGGCCAGTTCGACCTCTTCGGCGGCATGGGCGAGGAGGAGAGCAGCGAGCCGGGCTTCGGACTCGACGTCGAGTTCACCACCGACGAGTGGGAGAAGACCTATCTCCTCGCCCAGGAGCGGGAGATGCTCGGTCTCTACGTCTCCGACCACCCCCTCTTCGGCCTGGAGCACGTCCTGTCCGACAAGGCCGACGCGGGCATCGCCCAGCTCACCGGCGGTGAGCACGGGGACGGCGCGGTCGTCACCATCGGCGGCATCATCTCCGGCCTGCAGCGCAAGATGACCAAGCAGGGCAACGCCTGGGCGATCGCCACCGTGGAGGACCTCGCCGGTTCCATCGAGTGCATGTTCTTCCCGGCCACCTACCAGCTCGTCTCCACGCAACTCGTCGAGGACGCGGTCGTGTTCGTGAAGGGCCGCCTCGACAAGCGCGAGGAGGTGCCGCGCCTGGTCGCCATGGAGATGCAGGTCCCTGACCTCTCCAACGCGGGCACCAACGCCCCGGTGATCCTCACCATCCCGGCCACCCGCGTCACCCCGCCCATGGTCAGCCGGCTCGGTGAGATCCTCACCCACCACAAGGGCGACAGCGAGGTCCGGATCAGGCTCCAGGGCCCGACCAAGACGACCGTGCTGCGCCTGGACCGGCACCGGGTGAAGCCGGACCCGGCCCTGTTCGGTGATCTCAAGGTGCTGCTCGGCCCGTCCTGTCTGGCCGGCTGA
- a CDS encoding DUF2252 domain-containing protein, whose protein sequence is MSVPQLNDERRGEEILAVFDTAFGQLLAADPAAFRVKFRKMAASAFAFYRGTACLFYKDLEESKASGPYLDERTSRVWIHGDLHAENFGTYMDSTGRLIFNVNDFDEAYVAPFTWDLQRFAASVALIGYAKALSDEQITELVETYAAAYRERIHAIATGAKRDEVPPFTLDTAQGPLLDALRDARSLTRFGLLDSMTEIRDFERRFAPGGGSIELDAATRYKVLAAFDGYLETLPESSLTRPDSYRVKDVVGRRGIGIGSAGLPSYNILLEGQSDALENDVVIYIKQAQTPAVSRHITDQRIRDYFEHEGHRTVISQRALQAHADPWLGWTELDGAGQLVAEVSPYAVDLDWSDIDDPEEIAAVVADLGRATATMHAAADDLTGQSLVPFSTERAIDAAIAADEEGFAPLLVDFAHAYGARARADHQIFVDLFRNGRIPGLRND, encoded by the coding sequence ATGTCGGTTCCGCAGCTCAACGACGAGCGACGCGGTGAGGAGATCCTCGCCGTCTTCGACACCGCCTTCGGCCAGCTCCTGGCCGCCGACCCGGCCGCGTTCCGCGTGAAGTTCCGGAAGATGGCGGCCTCGGCCTTCGCGTTCTACCGGGGCACGGCGTGCCTGTTCTACAAGGACCTGGAGGAGTCGAAGGCATCCGGTCCGTACCTGGACGAGCGCACGTCGCGCGTGTGGATCCACGGCGATCTGCACGCGGAGAACTTCGGCACGTACATGGACTCCACGGGCCGTCTGATCTTCAACGTGAACGACTTCGACGAGGCGTACGTCGCCCCCTTCACCTGGGACCTGCAGCGCTTCGCGGCCTCCGTGGCGCTCATCGGGTACGCGAAGGCGCTGAGCGACGAGCAGATCACCGAGCTGGTGGAGACGTACGCGGCCGCCTACCGGGAGCGCATCCACGCCATAGCGACCGGCGCCAAGCGGGACGAGGTGCCCCCGTTCACGCTGGACACCGCGCAGGGCCCGCTGCTGGACGCGCTGCGCGACGCCCGCTCGCTGACCCGTTTCGGTCTGCTGGACTCGATGACGGAGATCCGGGACTTCGAGCGCCGCTTCGCGCCGGGCGGCGGCTCCATCGAGCTGGACGCGGCCACCCGCTACAAGGTGCTGGCCGCCTTCGACGGCTATCTGGAGACGCTCCCGGAGTCGTCCCTGACCCGCCCGGACTCCTACCGGGTGAAGGACGTCGTCGGCCGCCGGGGCATCGGTATCGGCTCCGCGGGCCTGCCGTCGTACAACATCCTGCTGGAGGGGCAGAGCGACGCCCTGGAGAACGATGTGGTGATCTACATCAAGCAGGCCCAGACCCCGGCCGTCTCCCGGCACATCACCGACCAGCGCATCCGTGACTACTTCGAGCACGAGGGCCACCGCACGGTCATCTCCCAGCGCGCCCTGCAGGCGCACGCGGACCCGTGGCTGGGCTGGACGGAGCTGGACGGCGCCGGGCAGCTGGTCGCCGAGGTGTCGCCGTACGCGGTGGACCTGGACTGGAGCGACATCGACGACCCGGAGGAGATCGCGGCGGTCGTCGCCGACCTGGGCCGGGCCACGGCCACGATGCACGCGGCGGCGGACGACCTGACCGGGCAGTCCCTGGTGCCGTTCTCCACGGAGCGGGCCATCGACGCGGCGATCGCGGCCGACGAGGAGGGCTTCGCACCGCTCCTGGTCGACTTCGCCCACGCGTACGGCGCACGCGCGCGTGCGGACCACCAGATCTTCGTCGACCTGTTCCGCAACGGCCGGATCCCCGGTCTGCGCAACGACTGA